The following proteins are encoded in a genomic region of Parabacteroides pacaensis:
- a CDS encoding helix-hairpin-helix domain-containing protein, with protein MKRWWIIWWITLFINSYLLKAQEITPVDKWMEYIEDLAVETENTEQIETLYNELSYLSEHPFNLNTATEEQLRKLPFLSDQQIKGLLTYRRKYGDMVSIYELKGIKEMNKQTIDFLLPFIYVSPEKEEKKRLNIRNIIKYGKNELAFRYDQCLETKKGYQQLSDSLLTDSPNKKYLGERFYHSLRYSFTFEENIKMGMIGEKDAGEPFFKTSHKGYDYYSAHFLLQDVGIFKSLAIGDYKASFGQGLVLSYDFTPGRSALITQVERRNNGFRRHYSTNENDFFRGAATTLSIKKIDFSMFYSHRKLDGIVEENEIRSFKTDGLHQVIKDYEKAKTITMQTLGGNIRYASPNICIGLTMVYYSFGNKTVCPLAKPYNLFYFRGNKNINLGVDYLFKKDKLKFFGETALSKNKAVATLNALQLTPMSYLSFLILFRSYSRKYHSYFGNAFAQNTMVQNEQGVYTSLEFTPFARWKLALYGDIFRFPWLKYGVNSPSAGKEYMIQAEYSGNKNFTTSFRYKYKNKEVNDQQRMRIQFTWNGNTSFNLKTSIESVIYKKNKDDRSIGWMISQNMGYKCGSFPFQLDGYVAYFNTDDYGSRLSSYERNILYAFSMPSCYGKGVRLTASFKIELIKNLSLSAKFACTDYFDREIISSGLEEIQGHVKTDIYTLVRWKF; from the coding sequence ATGAAAAGGTGGTGGATAATTTGGTGGATAACTTTGTTTATAAATAGTTATCTTCTTAAAGCTCAAGAAATAACTCCTGTTGATAAATGGATGGAATATATAGAAGATCTGGCCGTCGAAACAGAAAATACAGAACAGATAGAAACTTTATACAATGAACTTTCTTATCTTTCGGAACATCCTTTCAATTTAAATACGGCAACGGAAGAACAATTGCGTAAATTACCTTTTTTATCCGATCAACAAATAAAGGGTTTATTAACTTATCGCCGGAAATATGGAGATATGGTAAGTATTTATGAACTGAAGGGGATAAAAGAAATGAACAAGCAAACGATAGATTTTCTCCTTCCTTTTATTTATGTAAGTCCGGAAAAAGAAGAAAAGAAAAGATTGAATATCAGAAATATAATAAAGTACGGAAAAAATGAACTAGCTTTTCGTTACGATCAATGTTTGGAAACAAAAAAAGGATATCAACAACTTTCTGACAGTTTATTAACAGATTCTCCTAATAAAAAATATTTGGGAGAACGTTTCTATCATTCTTTACGGTACTCTTTTACTTTTGAAGAAAATATTAAAATGGGAATGATAGGAGAAAAAGATGCAGGTGAACCTTTTTTTAAAACCTCCCATAAAGGATATGATTATTATTCTGCTCATTTTTTATTGCAAGATGTGGGTATATTCAAAAGTCTGGCAATCGGTGATTATAAAGCTTCTTTTGGACAAGGATTGGTATTGAGTTATGACTTTACTCCCGGAAGAAGTGCGTTGATCACGCAGGTGGAAAGAAGAAATAATGGTTTCCGACGTCATTATTCTACGAATGAAAATGATTTTTTTCGAGGTGCGGCTACTACTTTATCTATTAAGAAAATAGATTTTAGTATGTTTTATTCCCATAGAAAATTAGACGGAATAGTAGAAGAAAATGAAATCCGGTCTTTCAAAACCGACGGATTGCATCAGGTAATAAAAGATTATGAGAAAGCTAAAACTATCACAATGCAAACGCTGGGAGGAAATATAAGATACGCTTCCCCGAATATATGTATAGGGTTGACAATGGTTTATTATTCATTTGGAAATAAAACCGTCTGTCCGTTAGCTAAACCCTATAACCTTTTCTATTTCAGAGGAAATAAAAATATCAACCTAGGTGTTGATTACTTGTTTAAAAAGGATAAACTGAAATTTTTCGGTGAAACGGCTTTATCGAAAAATAAAGCTGTCGCTACTTTAAATGCTTTGCAACTTACTCCGATGTCTTATCTGTCTTTTCTTATCCTTTTCCGTTCTTATTCCAGAAAATACCATAGTTATTTTGGAAACGCTTTTGCTCAAAATACGATGGTACAAAATGAACAAGGAGTGTATACCAGTTTGGAATTCACTCCTTTTGCCCGTTGGAAACTCGCGTTATATGGAGATATATTTCGTTTTCCCTGGTTAAAATACGGAGTAAATTCTCCTTCTGCCGGGAAAGAATATATGATACAAGCGGAATATAGTGGAAATAAGAATTTTACTACTTCTTTTCGTTATAAGTATAAAAATAAAGAGGTGAACGATCAACAACGTATGCGTATTCAGTTCACTTGGAATGGAAATACTTCTTTTAATTTAAAAACTTCGATAGAGAGTGTAATTTATAAAAAGAACAAAGATGACCGGAGCATCGGGTGGATGATCTCTCAAAACATGGGATATAAATGTGGTTCGTTTCCCTTTCAGCTAGATGGATACGTAGCTTATTTCAATACGGATGATTATGGGAGTAGATTAAGTTCTTATGAAAGAAACATTTTATATGCTTTTTCTATGCCTTCTTGTTATGGAAAGGGAGTGCGATTGACTGCTTCTTTCAAAATAGAATTAATAAAAAATTTATCCCTGTCTGCCAAGTTTGCTTGTACCGATTATTTTGATAGGGAAATAATCAGTTCCGGTTTGGAAGAAATACAAGGACACGTAAAAACAGATATTTATACGTTAGTACGTTGGAAATTTTAG
- a CDS encoding PorV/PorQ family protein, with protein sequence MKKCILAIYLIIISIASAKPVDNVRTVDMRSKGMGIQGITESIYFNPASSGFLEKKELSFFYYNRFMMKEMNTTTISFVYPHSFLTTGIIFSAFGDQLYRDNQLSLTLSKKLGHRWSIGINLTYRFLKIKMMEGTPAFFSSDFGITYQPNEKIRVGISLLNGPRISVGNTPFRYFTGYSFHAGCSWKIHSSVWLITEAENNYKIPFQGSAGIEYCPFSSFYIRTGIHTDPFQPYGGIGYTFRSVTADLAVSYHNILGISTGIGLKVSF encoded by the coding sequence ATGAAAAAATGTATATTAGCTATATATTTGATAATTATAAGTATAGCATCGGCAAAACCTGTTGATAACGTTAGAACTGTGGATATGCGATCCAAAGGTATGGGCATTCAGGGAATAACGGAATCTATTTATTTCAATCCTGCTTCTTCCGGATTCCTGGAAAAGAAAGAACTTTCTTTTTTTTATTACAACCGATTTATGATGAAAGAAATGAATACGACTACTATTTCTTTTGTTTATCCTCATTCATTTCTTACTACAGGGATTATTTTTTCAGCCTTTGGAGATCAATTATATAGAGATAACCAACTTTCTTTGACTTTGAGTAAAAAGTTAGGACATCGATGGAGTATAGGAATAAATCTTACTTACCGTTTTTTAAAGATAAAAATGATGGAAGGAACACCCGCATTTTTTTCTTCGGATTTTGGAATAACTTATCAACCTAATGAAAAAATCCGTGTTGGAATATCCTTATTAAATGGTCCTCGTATCTCCGTAGGAAATACCCCTTTCCGCTATTTTACAGGATATTCTTTCCATGCAGGATGCTCTTGGAAAATTCATTCCTCTGTATGGTTGATAACAGAAGCTGAAAACAATTATAAAATTCCTTTCCAAGGAAGTGCAGGGATAGAGTATTGTCCTTTCTCTTCTTTTTATATACGGACAGGAATACACACAGACCCATTTCAACCGTATGGGGGGATAGGATATACCTTCCGTTCTGTTACGGCAGATCTGGCAGTTTCTTATCATAATATATTAGGTATAAGTACGGGTATCGGTTTAAAAGTTAGCTTTTAA
- a CDS encoding DUF4294 domain-containing protein, with amino-acid sequence MKKRLLYSLLLGCLLSCFTGIGQKKVKINTLPKGYQHAYVEGGDTIPVVALREVVIFPPMKFKNKKQQEKYTKLVRDVKKTLPYAKMVYATLIETYEYIETLPTEKEKEEHLKRMEKELFKEYKPELKKLTLSQGKLLIKLIDRECNQSSYNLVKAYLGTFRAGFWNFFAGMFGASLKSEYDPKGKDAQTERVVILVERGLI; translated from the coding sequence ATGAAAAAAAGATTGTTATATAGTTTATTATTAGGATGTTTACTTTCCTGTTTCACCGGTATAGGACAGAAAAAAGTAAAAATCAACACACTACCCAAAGGTTATCAACATGCTTATGTGGAAGGTGGTGATACCATACCTGTGGTAGCTTTACGGGAAGTGGTAATATTTCCTCCAATGAAATTCAAAAACAAAAAACAACAAGAGAAATATACGAAACTAGTACGGGATGTAAAAAAGACCTTGCCTTATGCCAAAATGGTATATGCAACTTTGATAGAAACTTACGAATATATAGAAACTTTACCTACAGAGAAAGAAAAAGAAGAACATCTCAAACGGATGGAAAAAGAATTGTTCAAAGAATATAAACCTGAGTTGAAAAAGTTAACTCTTTCGCAAGGAAAACTTCTGATTAAATTAATAGACAGAGAATGTAACCAAAGTTCTTATAACTTAGTGAAAGCTTACTTAGGTACTTTCCGGGCAGGCTTTTGGAACTTTTTTGCCGGTATGTTCGGAGCCAGTTTAAAATCAGAATATGACCCGAAAGGAAAAGATGCGCAAACCGAACGGGTGGTTATCCTTGTGGAACGAGGGTTAATCTGA
- a CDS encoding RNA methyltransferase codes for MRKLKITELNRLTPEEFKESRKVPLVVVLDYVRSLNNVGSVFRTSDAFRVESVYLCGITACPPHPEIHKTALGAEDTVDWIYFENTLDAIDDLHRKGYTVCSIEQTEGSILLDKLCLDKTKKYAVVLGNEVKGVQQNVIDKSDCCVEIPQYGTKHSLNVSVTAGIIIWDFFKQLSD; via the coding sequence ATGCGGAAATTAAAAATAACAGAGTTGAACAGACTCACTCCCGAAGAGTTTAAGGAAAGTAGAAAAGTACCTTTAGTAGTAGTATTGGACTATGTAAGAAGTCTTAATAACGTAGGTTCGGTATTTCGTACATCGGATGCATTCCGGGTAGAATCGGTTTATTTATGTGGTATCACTGCATGTCCTCCACATCCTGAAATTCATAAAACAGCCCTTGGTGCCGAAGATACCGTAGATTGGATCTATTTTGAAAATACGTTGGATGCCATAGATGATTTGCACAGGAAAGGGTACACGGTTTGCAGCATAGAGCAAACAGAAGGAAGTATTTTATTGGACAAACTATGCTTGGATAAAACAAAAAAATACGCGGTTGTGCTGGGAAACGAAGTAAAAGGGGTTCAACAAAATGTAATCGATAAAAGCGATTGTTGCGTTGAAATACCTCAATATGGGACTAAACATTCATTAAACGTCTCTGTTACCGCCGGTATTATTATTTGGGATTTTTTTAAACAATTGTCAGATTAA
- the hdhA gene encoding 7alpha-hydroxysteroid dehydrogenase: MKRFKNKVIVITGAASGIGEATTRRLVKEGGKVIIADYSKDKADKLAEELTREGADVKAVYFSAAHLESCRDLIDFTKEAYNRIDVVVNNVGGTNLQLDQNIETLDIDYFDEAFHINLRCALYLTQLAIPIMESQGGGNVVNIASIGGITADFRGTYYGIAKAGVIGLTKYTATQMGKKNIRCNAVAPGLILTPAALSNLPEDMRKLFIKHNSLPYLGEPEDIAATIAFLASDDARYITGQTIVADGGLTIHNPTVADITEKFIRS; the protein is encoded by the coding sequence ATGAAACGATTTAAAAATAAAGTGATAGTAATCACAGGAGCTGCTTCCGGCATTGGAGAAGCAACAACACGCCGGTTAGTAAAAGAAGGGGGAAAAGTAATTATTGCCGACTACTCTAAAGATAAAGCAGATAAACTGGCAGAAGAGCTCACTAGAGAAGGGGCTGATGTAAAAGCCGTTTATTTTAGTGCTGCTCACCTGGAAAGTTGCCGAGACTTGATTGACTTTACAAAAGAAGCATACAACCGGATCGACGTAGTAGTAAATAACGTAGGAGGAACCAACCTTCAGCTAGATCAAAACATAGAAACGTTAGATATCGACTACTTCGATGAAGCTTTCCATATAAATTTACGTTGTGCCCTCTATCTTACGCAACTGGCTATACCTATCATGGAGTCGCAGGGAGGAGGTAACGTCGTTAATATCGCCTCGATCGGGGGAATTACAGCCGATTTCAGAGGTACATATTATGGAATAGCTAAAGCCGGCGTTATCGGCCTTACGAAATATACAGCCACGCAAATGGGTAAAAAGAACATACGTTGTAATGCCGTAGCTCCGGGTCTTATTTTAACTCCCGCAGCTTTAAGTAATTTGCCTGAAGATATGAGGAAGCTATTTATAAAACATAATTCTTTGCCCTATTTAGGAGAACCGGAAGATATAGCAGCGACAATAGCGTTTTTAGCCTCGGACGACGCTCGCTACATTACAGGCCAGACCATTGTTGCGGACGGAGGTCTTACGATTCACAATCCCACCGTTGCGGATATAACGGAAAAGTTTATCCGTTCCTAA
- a CDS encoding glycosyl hydrolase: MNKIRTFILLCIIYVIIGIDVSAQNTLESGFKNPPPSAKARTWWHWLNGNITKEGITADLEAMKQVGIQEAQIFNVDAGYPEGSVTFMSEQWLELFKFAASEANRLGIELGFNNAAGWANTGGPWITPEYAMQKVVYSETECMGGKKIMKQLSQPPTFRDYYKDIIVLAFPKPKSGERISDLDFKNLSERIRNHLEPETKQIPSSAIVRKENIINLTSKMSVNGLLEWQAPAGEWIILRIGHTLTGAENRPAVIGGRGWECDKMSKKAVDIYWEGGIQPIINKLGNLVGSTLVNCLIDSYEVGCGNWTIGFDSEFKRLRGYECTLFMPTFAGYYVESGEITERFLWDYRQTISDLMASNYYGHFRKRCHEHGMKLSIEPYWGPFNSMQVGDQGDIVMCEFWSGELTAFDSPKFVSSIAHLNGSSIVGAESFTGYGGWLDHPATIKSVGDKAWTEGINRFIFHTYTHQPWNIGPGVTFGIYGFDLNRLNTWWKQGKGFMDYIGRSQFLLQQGTNIADVLVFVGESSPNNAFQMPEIKTAGYDYDLIGTDKMMSLTVKDGVICTPVGGKYHVLILPETVWMTPKILTKMEELAKAGATIIGTKPQKSPSLQNYPACDEIVASLADKLWNSKRIKNSSLTDVLKKDKHLVPDFQIENNRNAEVSFIHRKVQNTDIYFLANSRTESNQRICKFRVTGKRPELWNPLTGDIKEAVVWKENADGTISLPISFDPEGSIFVIFRQPSSALPHVVHTTTTLEKKEKGILPDLKIIKAEYGTFLPIGLADVTEGVIRSINEGKLNIHSGTHLSLWDPAPGYVKELRIEYELDGKIQEIHAIEGEHIALNMDGKRKLTIHKAIYGKFDRGIRQIPTSYPVHDVKDKIKSILASGKTVIPVNDQMVENATVSDIEKELHIIYSSRGQTYKKSIPAGESLILTQESAEPTFAKEDDKTFWLTPYPGEITYTTSHGKNKTVKVSNVPDEIELTGAWNVNFKSNTNDSIVTVLDSLISWPSSTKDKIRYFSGTANYEKKFTLSKEQIRTGNSLELDLGNVYVMAEVIVNEKNLGILWKTPFKIDLDSFVHEGVNTLEVRITNLWVNKLIGEEQLPADFEWKNGSIKEWPEWLVNNTPRPAARTTFTTWKHWGKDSPLQPSGLLGPVIIRSYARVKILE; encoded by the coding sequence ATGAATAAAATTCGAACTTTCATATTGTTATGCATAATTTACGTGATTATTGGTATAGATGTCTCAGCTCAAAATACTTTAGAATCTGGTTTTAAAAATCCACCTCCATCGGCGAAGGCAAGAACATGGTGGCACTGGCTGAATGGAAATATAACAAAAGAGGGAATTACCGCAGACCTTGAAGCCATGAAACAGGTAGGCATACAAGAGGCACAAATATTCAATGTTGACGCCGGTTATCCCGAAGGATCAGTCACCTTCATGAGTGAACAATGGTTAGAACTTTTCAAGTTTGCCGCATCGGAGGCTAACCGGCTCGGCATAGAACTCGGATTCAATAATGCTGCAGGCTGGGCAAACACTGGTGGTCCTTGGATAACACCCGAATATGCCATGCAGAAGGTAGTTTATAGTGAAACTGAATGTATGGGCGGTAAAAAGATAATGAAACAGTTATCACAACCTCCTACGTTCCGTGATTATTATAAAGATATTATCGTTTTAGCTTTCCCAAAACCTAAAAGTGGAGAACGAATATCAGATCTAGACTTCAAGAATCTCTCTGAAAGAATCCGTAATCATTTAGAACCAGAAACAAAGCAAATCCCTTCATCAGCTATAGTACGCAAGGAAAATATAATAAATCTGACATCCAAGATGTCTGTTAACGGTTTATTGGAATGGCAAGCTCCGGCAGGCGAATGGATTATTCTAAGAATAGGTCATACTTTGACGGGAGCCGAAAACCGTCCTGCGGTTATTGGAGGACGGGGATGGGAATGTGATAAAATGAGCAAAAAAGCTGTAGATATTTATTGGGAAGGAGGTATTCAACCTATCATAAACAAATTAGGCAATTTAGTCGGTTCTACTTTAGTAAATTGTCTTATTGATAGTTATGAAGTAGGCTGTGGAAACTGGACTATTGGATTTGATAGTGAATTTAAAAGACTTAGAGGTTATGAATGTACCCTCTTCATGCCCACATTCGCTGGTTATTATGTAGAGAGTGGTGAAATAACGGAACGATTTCTTTGGGATTATCGCCAGACAATAAGCGATTTGATGGCAAGTAATTATTATGGACATTTTAGAAAACGTTGCCACGAACACGGTATGAAGCTTTCAATAGAGCCTTATTGGGGTCCTTTCAACAGTATGCAGGTAGGCGATCAGGGAGATATCGTCATGTGCGAATTTTGGAGTGGAGAATTAACTGCTTTCGACTCCCCCAAATTTGTCTCTTCAATCGCTCATTTAAATGGAAGTTCGATTGTGGGTGCCGAATCATTCACAGGATATGGAGGATGGCTCGATCACCCTGCTACCATAAAATCTGTTGGAGACAAAGCATGGACTGAAGGTATCAATCGTTTCATTTTCCATACATATACCCATCAGCCGTGGAATATTGGGCCCGGAGTAACTTTTGGAATCTATGGATTTGACTTAAATCGTCTGAACACTTGGTGGAAGCAAGGAAAAGGTTTTATGGATTATATCGGACGTTCGCAATTTCTACTCCAACAAGGCACAAATATAGCTGATGTTCTTGTATTTGTCGGAGAATCTTCACCGAATAATGCTTTTCAAATGCCTGAAATTAAAACAGCAGGTTACGATTATGATTTAATCGGGACAGATAAAATGATGTCCTTAACTGTTAAAGACGGTGTTATCTGCACACCTGTTGGAGGGAAATATCATGTGCTGATATTACCGGAAACAGTTTGGATGACTCCAAAAATATTGACAAAAATGGAAGAACTTGCAAAAGCCGGTGCTACCATTATCGGTACTAAACCTCAAAAATCACCCAGTCTTCAAAATTATCCGGCATGCGATGAGATAGTTGCCAGTTTAGCTGACAAGTTATGGAACAGCAAGCGGATTAAAAACAGCTCTTTAACCGATGTTCTCAAAAAAGATAAGCATTTAGTTCCTGATTTCCAAATAGAGAATAATAGAAACGCAGAAGTAAGTTTTATTCATCGTAAAGTACAAAATACTGATATTTACTTTCTAGCAAATTCTCGTACTGAGAGTAATCAAAGGATTTGTAAATTCAGAGTTACAGGGAAAAGGCCCGAACTATGGAACCCGCTAACTGGAGATATAAAAGAAGCGGTGGTATGGAAAGAAAATGCAGATGGAACCATTAGCCTTCCTATTTCATTCGACCCGGAAGGCTCAATCTTTGTTATTTTCAGACAACCGTCTTCTGCACTTCCTCATGTTGTTCATACTACTACAACGCTCGAAAAAAAAGAAAAAGGGATATTACCTGATTTGAAAATTATAAAAGCAGAGTATGGGACATTTCTACCTATCGGTCTGGCAGATGTAACGGAAGGAGTAATCCGTAGCATAAATGAGGGAAAGTTGAACATTCACTCAGGAACTCATCTTTCTCTCTGGGATCCTGCTCCGGGATATGTCAAAGAATTACGTATAGAATATGAACTTGACGGAAAAATTCAAGAAATACATGCCATTGAAGGAGAACATATTGCTCTCAATATGGATGGAAAAAGAAAACTGACAATACATAAAGCCATATATGGGAAATTTGACAGAGGAATCCGCCAAATCCCAACCAGCTATCCGGTACATGATGTAAAAGATAAAATCAAATCGATACTTGCATCCGGAAAGACCGTAATACCTGTCAATGACCAAATGGTAGAAAATGCTACTGTTTCAGACATAGAAAAGGAGTTACATATAATTTATTCTTCCAGAGGACAGACTTATAAAAAAAGTATACCTGCCGGAGAATCTTTGATTTTGACACAAGAGTCAGCAGAGCCTACATTTGCTAAGGAAGATGATAAAACATTTTGGCTGACTCCTTATCCGGGAGAAATTACTTATACTACTTCACATGGTAAAAACAAAACAGTAAAAGTTTCGAATGTACCGGATGAAATAGAATTAACAGGTGCATGGAATGTGAATTTTAAATCAAATACCAACGATTCTATAGTTACGGTATTGGATAGTCTGATTTCGTGGCCTTCATCAACAAAAGACAAAATACGTTATTTCTCAGGAACCGCCAATTATGAAAAAAAATTTACTTTATCCAAAGAACAGATTCGTACGGGAAATTCCTTGGAACTAGATTTGGGTAATGTATACGTAATGGCGGAAGTCATAGTCAACGAAAAAAATCTTGGAATACTCTGGAAAACTCCTTTTAAAATAGACCTGGACAGCTTTGTACACGAAGGTGTTAATACGCTGGAAGTGAGAATAACCAATTTGTGGGTAAACAAATTGATCGGAGAAGAACAGCTACCCGCTGATTTTGAATGGAAAAACGGAAGTATCAAAGAATGGCCGGAATGGCTGGTAAATAATACTCCGCGTCCAGCGGCACGTACTACTTTTACCACATGGAAGCATTGGGGAAAAGATTCCCCACTACAACCATCAGGTTTATTGGGACCCGTAATAATTCGTTCTTATGCTCGGGTAAAAATTTTGGAATAG
- a CDS encoding RagB/SusD family nutrient uptake outer membrane protein, which produces MKKILFISILIISFVFNGCNDDFLNRKPLDKVSEEDVFNNDDLLTAYVNACYHAIPSGFDFVMLSSLTDETHNRHGYAPNSFRQGGLTPDNVTDNNWGWFNSFNYWSSAYEYIRNINVFFEKIESGNISEDLKKRLSGEMKFLRAYTYANLIWRFGGVPIIKKIYALGEPDYSLGRNTYDECVEYILEELGDAIALLPAKMEGDNLGRASADICKALRSRVYLYWASPLVNTNNDKIRWEKVRDTSKEVMDLPGYSLSENYKDIFMNGYDNSEVIFCRLYTKTNGHNMMSTNTANGYGGNGGNCPLQNLVDDYEMKATGCKPLEAGSGYDPTNPYAGRDPRFYYTVLYNGALFKGRAIEVFTPGGKDSEQGDGGWNCSQTGYYMCKFLNENDLLSETTTTPCVYFRLSEFYLNYAEAQYYLGDEEQCRWALNQIRGRQDVDMPLIPSAVTGQDLLNKIYQERRIELALEGHRYYDLRRWKLATTYEGVDAKGVTVVKTEDNNFVYDFNRTVLKTDFKEQYYWLPIPRSEIVKSKNALVQNPGY; this is translated from the coding sequence ATGAAAAAGATTTTATTTATCAGCATATTGATTATCAGCTTCGTTTTTAACGGCTGTAACGATGATTTTTTGAATCGAAAACCACTGGACAAAGTTTCAGAAGAGGACGTTTTCAACAACGATGATTTACTTACTGCATACGTAAATGCATGCTACCATGCTATTCCCAGTGGGTTTGATTTTGTAATGCTCTCCTCTTTGACGGATGAGACACATAATCGCCATGGATATGCTCCCAATTCTTTCAGACAAGGGGGACTTACACCTGATAACGTAACAGATAACAATTGGGGATGGTTCAACTCATTCAATTACTGGAGTAGTGCTTATGAATATATTAGAAATATCAATGTTTTCTTTGAAAAAATAGAATCTGGAAATATTTCGGAAGATTTGAAGAAAAGGCTTTCAGGCGAGATGAAATTTCTTAGAGCCTATACCTATGCAAACCTTATATGGCGATTCGGAGGTGTGCCTATTATTAAGAAAATCTATGCACTCGGTGAACCTGACTACTCTTTGGGACGTAACACTTATGATGAATGCGTTGAATATATATTAGAAGAACTGGGTGATGCTATCGCTCTTTTACCGGCTAAAATGGAAGGTGATAATCTCGGACGGGCCTCAGCTGATATATGTAAGGCTCTCCGTTCCCGAGTATATTTATATTGGGCAAGCCCGCTTGTTAATACAAATAATGACAAAATCAGATGGGAAAAAGTAAGGGATACCAGTAAAGAAGTAATGGACTTGCCTGGATATTCTCTTTCAGAAAATTATAAAGATATATTCATGAATGGCTATGATAATTCGGAAGTAATCTTCTGTCGTCTCTACACAAAAACTAACGGACATAACATGATGTCAACAAATACAGCAAACGGTTATGGTGGCAACGGTGGTAATTGTCCGTTACAAAATTTAGTGGATGATTATGAAATGAAGGCTACAGGTTGTAAACCATTGGAAGCCGGATCAGGATATGATCCAACGAACCCTTATGCAGGACGTGATCCACGGTTTTATTATACAGTACTTTATAATGGTGCTCTATTTAAAGGTCGTGCAATTGAAGTCTTTACTCCCGGAGGAAAAGATTCAGAACAAGGAGACGGAGGTTGGAACTGTAGTCAAACAGGTTATTATATGTGTAAATTCCTCAATGAAAATGATTTACTAAGTGAAACAACCACTACGCCGTGCGTTTATTTTAGATTAAGTGAGTTCTATCTTAACTATGCGGAAGCACAATATTACTTGGGTGATGAAGAGCAATGTCGATGGGCACTTAACCAAATACGTGGACGTCAAGATGTTGACATGCCTTTAATTCCAAGTGCTGTTACAGGACAAGACCTTCTAAATAAAATTTATCAAGAACGAAGAATCGAATTGGCACTTGAAGGACATCGCTATTATGATTTGCGTAGATGGAAATTAGCTACTACATATGAAGGTGTAGATGCTAAGGGAGTTACTGTTGTGAAGACAGAGGATAACAATTTTGTTTATGATTTTAACCGAACAGTGCTAAAAACAGATTTTAAAGAACAGTATTATTGGCTTCCGATTCCCCGGTCCGAGATTGTTAAGAGCAAGAATGCACTTGTCCAGAATCCGGGTTATTAA